One stretch of Planococcus sp. PAMC 21323 DNA includes these proteins:
- a CDS encoding MDR family MFS transporter, with product MKWKDYPQNIKVRLITSFFNRAVASAVMPFMALFFAQEMSKVWAGSFLIITVFIGFFVNMIGGYISDRFPRKIVLVMTSSLSAIMFLLMAVSLFPTDRWIGLFALAYVLFIVTSSIGRPAMHAIIIDSTTPENRKAIYAVDYWLVNLSMAIGAALGGLLYLNHQIELFIMLTVTSACLPIAYHIWLKVEQVQTLKKRHQNVVIDLMQNYKVAFQDRPFVKVVIGSMFIFSAEFSLNSYIGVRLAESFETFMIGDFAVAGVRMLSLLNIQNMLLVVFLTFIVNKYTDRYAKRHVLLAGLFLYSIGYVTITSANSWYLLILFNFIGTIGELVYSPVRNAEIANMIPEDKRGSYSAFSNISFSGADMLARLTIIIGAFLIPTMMSVYMGVLLMIGTLLVYTGLFVRKSKKEQVRTEAIS from the coding sequence ATGAAATGGAAAGACTATCCACAAAATATTAAAGTTCGTTTGATCACTTCATTTTTTAATCGGGCAGTCGCATCAGCTGTTATGCCATTCATGGCTCTTTTCTTTGCACAGGAAATGAGTAAAGTGTGGGCAGGATCATTTTTGATCATTACTGTATTTATTGGCTTTTTTGTTAATATGATCGGGGGGTATATTTCAGATCGCTTTCCTAGAAAAATAGTGTTAGTGATGACATCTTCACTGAGTGCAATTATGTTTTTACTAATGGCAGTGAGTCTGTTTCCGACAGATAGATGGATTGGCTTGTTTGCACTGGCATATGTCTTATTTATTGTTACAAGTAGCATAGGGCGTCCAGCGATGCATGCAATCATTATCGATTCAACGACACCAGAAAATCGCAAAGCAATTTATGCAGTTGATTACTGGCTTGTTAACTTATCAATGGCGATTGGTGCTGCACTCGGAGGATTATTGTATTTAAATCATCAAATCGAATTATTTATCATGTTAACTGTGACTTCTGCTTGCTTGCCAATTGCTTATCACATTTGGCTAAAAGTTGAACAAGTTCAAACCTTGAAAAAACGACACCAAAACGTAGTGATCGATTTAATGCAAAACTACAAAGTTGCATTTCAAGATCGTCCTTTTGTTAAAGTAGTGATTGGTTCTATGTTTATTTTCTCAGCAGAATTCTCGTTGAATAGTTATATAGGTGTTCGACTGGCTGAAAGCTTTGAGACATTTATGATAGGTGATTTTGCAGTTGCGGGTGTTCGCATGTTAAGTTTGTTGAATATCCAAAACATGTTGCTCGTCGTTTTTTTGACATTTATAGTAAACAAATACACAGATCGTTATGCTAAGCGGCACGTATTGTTAGCAGGTCTTTTTCTATACAGCATAGGCTATGTCACAATCACTTCAGCGAATAGTTGGTATTTATTAATACTGTTTAATTTTATTGGAACAATTGGTGAATTGGTTTATTCACCTGTTCGTAATGCAGAAATCGCTAACATGATTCCAGAAGATAAAAGAGGTTCGTATTCCGCTTTTTCTAATATTTCATTTAGCGGTGCAGATATGTTAGCACGATTAACTATTATTATTGGTGCATTTCTTATTCCAACCATGATGTCTGTCTATATGGGCGTATTGTTGATGATTGGTACATTACTTGTTTATACAGGTTTGTTTGTTAGAAAATCTAAAAAAGAGCAAGTCAGAACAGAAGCCATATCATAA
- a CDS encoding ABC transporter substrate-binding protein, whose translation MERTLLALWHAVPSGNIKQAQLADQLGLSSKQTARLLRKWAEEGWFTFTAGRGRGNSSYIQWHMHVEELYEQQMVQLIKEKSIETASKYLLFDWSPVVKQRLLHLLRSNFGYVQNRVDQIDKLIIPRKYPILTLHPLYASDIHSANMVANVYSRLVTVDESGSVTPELAHSWDLTKNHVRLYLRKEIFFHDGSYLTAIDVANCLDRLRNDSSYADLWKPIESISTSGPHIIDISFPNGCSYCLQMLGMINASIYKETSQQTIGSGSFYVSENNEQKTTLHAFSNYFQQRPLIDVVEFIQVSGDFDVAYRSSCELTEETFQVESDSGFGVVIINAFKNSPIRNKEIRDYIHYAIAKHRHKIGQFHTRAIANHKSCLIGQEQHPFVLPPSNRPNFEHPLIIKAANYTDGATRWLKESLESEGIPIEIQWMSFKEKLTDVNADQKADLFVHGEVFEMNQNFSFFYFLANGNSPLATIMKSQPLFNNYLEQYATTPFEDWTALNLKVEQDLIASSIMLPLYYEKRHIPFSIDVMDLTLSHFGFVDFSKLWVRPFSQT comes from the coding sequence ATGGAACGTACTCTTTTAGCCTTGTGGCATGCTGTCCCTTCTGGAAATATTAAACAAGCCCAATTAGCTGATCAACTCGGACTAAGTAGCAAACAAACAGCACGCCTTCTTCGGAAATGGGCAGAAGAAGGATGGTTCACCTTTACTGCTGGACGTGGAAGAGGTAACTCTTCTTATATTCAATGGCATATGCATGTGGAAGAACTTTATGAACAACAAATGGTTCAATTAATTAAAGAGAAATCTATAGAAACTGCTAGTAAGTATTTATTATTTGACTGGTCTCCGGTAGTTAAGCAGCGTCTATTACATCTACTTCGCTCTAATTTTGGTTATGTTCAAAATAGAGTAGATCAAATCGATAAACTTATCATTCCAAGAAAATATCCTATATTAACACTTCATCCGTTATACGCTTCAGATATTCATAGCGCTAATATGGTCGCAAATGTATATAGCCGTCTCGTAACTGTAGACGAAAGTGGTTCTGTAACGCCAGAACTTGCGCATAGTTGGGATTTAACTAAAAATCATGTTCGCTTGTATTTGAGAAAGGAAATTTTTTTTCACGATGGTTCTTATTTAACAGCAATAGATGTCGCTAACTGTTTAGATCGATTACGAAACGACTCTTCTTATGCCGATCTATGGAAACCCATTGAGTCAATTTCAACCAGTGGCCCCCATATAATTGATATTTCTTTTCCAAATGGTTGCAGCTATTGTTTACAAATGCTTGGCATGATCAATGCCAGCATATATAAAGAAACATCTCAACAAACAATTGGTTCAGGCAGCTTTTATGTGTCAGAAAACAATGAACAAAAAACGACTTTACACGCATTTAGTAATTATTTTCAACAACGTCCTTTGATTGATGTGGTTGAATTTATACAGGTATCAGGCGACTTCGATGTTGCTTATCGTTCTTCTTGTGAGTTGACAGAAGAGACTTTTCAAGTTGAAAGTGATTCAGGATTTGGTGTCGTGATTATTAATGCGTTTAAAAATTCACCCATTAGAAACAAAGAAATTCGTGACTATATTCACTACGCGATTGCGAAACACCGTCATAAGATAGGCCAGTTCCATACCCGTGCGATAGCCAATCATAAAAGTTGCTTGATTGGACAGGAGCAACATCCATTTGTGTTACCTCCTTCTAACCGTCCAAACTTTGAACATCCTTTAATCATCAAAGCTGCAAACTATACAGACGGCGCAACGCGTTGGCTGAAAGAATCACTAGAAAGTGAAGGAATTCCTATTGAGATACAATGGATGTCTTTCAAAGAAAAGTTAACAGACGTAAACGCTGATCAAAAAGCTGATCTTTTTGTGCATGGTGAGGTATTCGAGATGAATCAAAATTTTTCATTTTTTTACTTTCTTGCCAATGGAAATTCGCCTTTAGCTACCATCATGAAGTCTCAGCCACTATTCAATAATTACTTAGAGCAATACGCCACTACTCCTTTTGAAGACTGGACAGCATTAAACCTAAAGGTTGAACAAGACTTAATCGCTTCATCCATTATGCTACCCCTTTATTATGAAAAGCGTCACATTCCATTTTCTATTGATGTGATGGATCTTACTCTTAGTCATTTTGGCTTCGTGGATTTCTCTAAATTATGGGTTCGTCCATTTAGTCAAACTTAA
- a CDS encoding DmpA family aminopeptidase, whose product MKNQKRIRDYGVKIGTLKTGKRNAITDVTGVTVGHVTLSEGNMQTGVTAIKPHQSDVFHEKLIASSHVINGFGKTMGTIQLAELGVLETPIVLTNTLNVGTAANAIIDYMLENNEDIGSTTGTVNPVVGECNDMILNDVRGRFVKEEHVRRALDTTSEEFEEGAIGAGRGMLCYSLKGGIGSASRIVELTDASYTIGVLVLSNFGMLSDLTIQGKVIGKELKKQILQSLEEQDKGSIMIIVATDLPVSERQLNRILKRSVTGLSRTGSIITNGSGEIVIGFSTANKIPHYKPEKSLAIKTIHEQDIDEAFRAVGEATEEAVLNSLITAEAVVGRDGNSRPALKDLLEKFDLTL is encoded by the coding sequence ACGGTGTAAAAATTGGTACATTGAAGACAGGGAAGAGAAATGCCATAACAGATGTAACAGGTGTAACAGTAGGGCACGTGACGTTAAGTGAAGGCAATATGCAAACAGGTGTCACTGCAATAAAGCCTCATCAAAGTGATGTATTTCATGAAAAATTAATTGCTTCGAGTCATGTTATAAACGGTTTTGGTAAAACAATGGGTACCATTCAATTGGCTGAACTGGGTGTTCTCGAAACACCCATCGTGTTAACAAATACGTTAAATGTCGGAACAGCTGCTAATGCCATTATTGATTATATGCTTGAAAACAATGAGGATATTGGAAGTACAACTGGTACCGTTAATCCGGTTGTTGGAGAATGCAATGACATGATTTTAAATGATGTACGAGGCCGCTTTGTTAAAGAAGAACATGTACGACGTGCACTTGATACAACTAGTGAAGAATTTGAAGAAGGAGCTATTGGTGCGGGTAGAGGCATGCTATGTTATTCACTTAAAGGCGGAATAGGGTCGGCTTCACGTATAGTAGAATTAACCGATGCAAGCTATACTATAGGTGTATTAGTGCTATCAAACTTTGGCATGCTAAGTGATTTAACTATTCAGGGAAAAGTGATTGGGAAAGAATTAAAAAAACAAATCTTGCAATCACTCGAAGAACAAGATAAAGGCTCAATCATGATCATTGTAGCTACCGATTTACCTGTTTCAGAGCGTCAACTCAATCGCATATTGAAACGATCTGTCACTGGACTTTCACGAACAGGTTCCATCATCACTAATGGAAGTGGGGAAATTGTAATCGGTTTCTCAACTGCCAATAAAATTCCACACTACAAACCGGAAAAATCTTTAGCAATTAAAACCATACACGAACAAGATATAGATGAGGCATTTAGAGCCGTTGGAGAAGCTACGGAAGAAGCAGTTTTAAATTCGTTAATAACAGCTGAAGCTGTCGTGGGTCGAGATGGGAATAGTAGACCAGCCTTAAAAGATTTGCTAGAAAAATTTGATTTAACACTATAG